The Pleuronectes platessa chromosome 13, fPlePla1.1, whole genome shotgun sequence genome includes a window with the following:
- the agla gene encoding glycogen debranching enzyme isoform X2: MLSQHLKQIRVLMLNEKENSERSLFRLEQGFELQFRLGPSLQGRRVQVYSNYPIEGARFERNKFRVLAWNYPTGREDDSDKFCSLDLKTAGSYQYYFGHGDTEQSGGGYVVVDPVLRVGADNIILPLDCITIQTYLSKCLGHLDDWADRLRVAKESGYTMIHLTPLQTLGESRSCYSLADQLSFSPEFSPEGQSYTWAEVGALVEKIRTEWNMLCITDVVYNHTAANSVWITDHPECGYNLVNSPHLRPAWVLDRALWHLTTRVAEGRYKAKGLPADITNESHVNAIRGVLWEDVYPQIKLWEFFQVKVSSAVEQFRIHLQNGTKPDQGKTGGKKGLKIIQDPKYCRYGNTVDMDSALETFVPHSSSPQHIEECCDWLKQKLNQLNEEQHHIMKQHQEQAANCVVGNVVYERLADHGPKLGPVSRKNPLVTRYFTFPYQDMTLQEELQLLDQPDKTCHFLAHNGWVMSDDPLRNFAEPGSNVYLRRELVCWGDSVKLRYGSGPADCPYLWAHMQKYTEITAKYFHGVRLDNCHSTPLHVAEYMLDVARTVCPNLYVVAELFTGSEELDNVFVTRLGITSLIREAMSAGDSHEEGRLVHRYGGEPVGAFVQPSLRPLMPSIAHAMFLDVTHDNECPIQLRSALDSLPSSAMVSMACCATGSTRGYDELVPHQISVVKEERFYPKWNPSASPTSTGEVGFQSGIIAGKVALNKLHQELAAQGFIQVYVDQVDADIVAVTRHCPSTHQSVVSVCRTAFWNPKTHQYEANVPPMFIPGKIEEVVLEARTVERHAGSYKRDDSYINGMPEYTVEIKEHIPLEESEVVKQAEVTSKGRSEFVQEITFQKLTPGSVIAFRISLDPTAQKMVGLLRFYLSQFSPKYRRGSVADENPPEALQKPLAQLMSKVTLADLNFLLFRCDAEEKEDGGGCYNIPGWETLKYGGLQGLISVFADIRPKNDLGHPVCANLRQGDWLIEFVCNRVMKREGPLAQVGQWLGAMFHFLKHIPRYLIPCYFDAILVSTYTTALDATYKQMSSFVQNGSSFVRHLALGSVQMCGVGHLPALPPLSVKIEDVPYRISPITGQKEQCCVSLAAGLPHFSSGIFRCWGRDTFIALRGLMLLTGRHTEARDIILAFAGTLRHGLIPNLLGEGRCARYNCRDAVWWWLQCIQDYATHVPKGHEILSCPVTRMYPTDDCEPRKPGEVEQPLYDVIQEALQRHLEGISFRERNAGPKIDMHMKDEGFSVVTKVDPATGFVTGGNRFNCGTWMDKMGESERARNKGMPASPRDGAAVEIVGLSKSAVRWVVELHAKGLFPYDGAKVHRNGTESFISYSQWNQQLLQSFEAGFWVSGEPEDPNEKHPDLVHKKGIYKDSYGASSAWCDYQLRPNFTIAMVVAPELFPVEKAWKALKVAENKLLGPLGMKTLDPDDMVYCGIYDNALDNDNYNLAKGFNYHQGPEWLWPVGYFLRAKLYFAKKLGEETYSKTLKLVKNVLSRHYTHLEKSPWKGLPELTNENGQYCQFSCETQAWSLATVLEVLYDL, from the exons ATGTTATCTCAGCACCTGAAGCAGATCAGAGTACTAATGCTCAACGAAAAGGAAAACTCGGAGAGGTCTCTGTTCAGACTTGAACAAG GATTTGAGCTGCAGTTCCGCCTTGGTCCCAGTCTTCAGGGTAGGAGGGTTCAGGTGTACAGCAACTATCCAATCGAAGGAGCTCGGTTTGAACGAAACAAATTCCGTGTTTTGGCATGGAACTACccaacagggagagaggatgaCTCTGATAAATTCTGCTCTCTAGACCTCAAGACTGCAGGGTCCTATCAGTACTACTTCGGACATGG agacacagagcagtCAGGTGGAGGATACGTTGTGGTTGATCCCGTTCTTCGTGTTGGAGCAGATAATATAATCCTGCCATTGGACTGCATCACCATCCAGACCTACTTGTCCAAATGTCTGGGACACTTAGATGACTGGGCAGATAGACTCAGAGTTGCCAAGGAGTcag gaTACACCATGATCCACCTCACTCCTCTGCAGACTCTTGGAGAGTCCAGGTCCTGTTACTCTTTAGCCGACCAGCTGTCGTTTAGCCCTGAGTTCAGCCCGGAAGGTCAGAGCTACACCTGGGCAGAGGTGGGGGCGCTGGTGGAGAAGATCAGGACAGAATGGAACATGCTCTGTATTACCGATGTAGTGTATAATCATACTG CTGCTAACAGTGTGTGGATAACAGACCATCCTGAGTGTGGGTACAACCTGGTGAACTCTCCTCACCTGCGCCCAGCCTGGGTATTAGACAGGGCTCTCTGGCATTTAACCACCCGAGTAGCAGAGGGACGCTACAAGGCTAAAGGCCTCCCTGCTGATATTACCAATGAGAGCCACGTGAAT GCCATCCGCGGCGTGCTGTGGGAGGACGTGTATCCTCAAATCAAACTGTGGGAGTTCTTCCAGGTCAAAGTGAGCAGTGCTGTGGAGCAGTTCAGAATCCATCTTCAGAATG GCACCAAGCCAGACCAAGGTAAGACTGGTGGGAAGAAGGGCCTAAAGATCATCCAGGACCCAAAGTACTGTCGTTATGGTAACACAGTGGACATGGACTCTGCCCTGGAGACATTTGTACCCCACAG CTCCTCCCCACAGCACATTGAGGAGTGCTGTGACTGGCTGAAACAGAAGCTGAATCAGCTGAATGAAGAGCAGCACCACATCATGAAGcaacatcaggagcag GCTGCCAACTGCgttgtgggaaatgtagtgtACGAGCGTCTGGCCGACCACGGCCCCAAGCTGGGTCCTGTTAGCAGGAAGAACCCTCTGGTTACCAG GTATTTCACCTTCCCATATCAGGACATGACAttgcaggaggagctgcagctgctggaccaGCCAGACAAGACCTGTCACTTTCTAGCTCACAATGGTTGGGTGATGTCAGATGATCCACTGCGCAACTTTGCTGAGCCAG GCTCTAATGTGTATCTGCGTCGAGAGCTCGTCTGCTGGGGGGACAGTGTTAAGCTGCGATATGGCAGTGGCCCTGCGGACTGTCCATACCTGTGGGCCCACATGCAGAAATACACTGAAATCACAGCCAAATACTTCCATGGAGTCAGACTGGACAACTGCCACTCAACACCATTACATGTAGCTGAG TACATGCTGGACGTGGCCAGAACCGTGTGTCCTAACCTGTATGTGGTGGCTGAGCTGTTCACCGGCAGTGAGGAGCTGGATAATGTCTTCGTTACCAGGCTAGGGATCACATCACTGATACGAG AGGCCATGTCTGCTGGCGATAGCCACGAGGAGGGACGACTCGTCCATCGCTATGGAGGTGAGCCAGTAGGAGCCTTTGTTCAGCCCAGTCTCCGCCCACTGATGCCCTCCATCGCCCATGCCATGTTCCTCGATGTTACCCATGACAACGAGTGTCCCATACAG CTGCGCTCAGCGTTGGACTCTCTGCCCAGTTCTGCTATGGTCTCAATGGCCTGCTGTGCTACTGGCTCCACCAGAGGATATGATGAATTAGTACCACATCAG atatCTGTGGTGAAGGAGGAGCGTTTTTACCCCAAGTGGAACCCCTCGGCCTCCCCCACCTCCACTGGTGAGGTTGGATTTCAGAGCGGTATCATAGCTGGGAAAGTGGCTCTCAACAAGCTGCACCAGGAGCTGGCTGCACAGGGATTCATACAG GTGTATGTAGACCAGGTTGATGCAGACATTGTTGCAGTCACTCGTCACTGTCCCAGCACGCACCAGTCTGTGGTGTCAGTGTGCAGGACAGCCTTCTGGAACCCCAAAACCCACCAGTATGAGGCCAACGTCCCGCCCATGTTCATACCTG gGAAGATAGAGGAAGTGGTGCTGGAGGCAAGGACAGTGGAAAGGCATGCTGGGAGCTATAAGAGGGATGACTCCTACATCAATGGCATGCCAGAGTATACTGTTGAAATAAAAGAACATATACCG TTAGAGGAGAGTGAAGTGGTGAAGCAAGCTGAGGTGACATCGAAAGGTCGATCAGAGTTTGTGCAGGAAATCACCTTTCAGAAGTTGACACCTGGTAGTGTCATTGCCTTcag GATCAGTTTGGATCCCACCGCCCAGAAGATGGTGGGGTTGCTGAGATTTTATCTGTCCCAGTTCAGCCCAAAGTATAGGAGAGGCAGCGTAGCAGATGAAAACCCCCCAGAGGCATTGCAGAAACCTTTGGCACA GCTGATGTCCAAGGTTACGTTAGCAGACCTGAATTTCCTGCTGTTTCGCTGTGACGCCgaagaaaaagaagatggtGGAGGCTGTTACAACATCCCAGGATGGGAGACCCTCAAATATGGTGGACTACAAG GTCTGATATCAGTGTTCGCTGATATCCGTCCCAAAAACGACCTGGGCCATCCTGTGTGTGCTAACCTCAGACAAGGAGACTGGCTGATAGAGTTTGTCTGTAATAGAGTGATGAAGAGAGAGGGACCACTGGCACAA GTGGGTCAGTGGTTAGGAGCCATGTTTCATTTCCTGAAGCACATCCCACGCTACCTCATTCCCTGCTACTTTGACGCCATCCTGGTATCAACCTATACCACAGCCCTGGATGCAACTTACAAACAGATGTCGAG TTTTGTCCAGAATGGCTCCAGCTTTGTTCGACACCTGGCGCTGGGATCGGTTCAGATGTGTGGAGTTGGACACCTACccgccctccctcctctttctgtGAAAATAGAGGATGTTCCCTATCGCATCAGTCCAATCACAGGCCAGAAGGAACAGTGCTGTGTCTCACTGGCCGCAG GTCTTCCTCATTTCTCCTCTGGGATCTTTCGTTGCTGGGGCAGAGACACTTTCATCGCTCTCAGAGGCCTGATGCTGCTCACTgggagacacactgaggctcg TGACATCATCCTGGCCTTTGCGGGGACGTTGCGTCACGGTTTGATTCCCAACCTGCTGGGTGAGGGCCGCTGTGCCAGATACAATTGTCGTGATGCTGTGTGGTGGTGGCTGCAGTGTATCCAG GACTACGCTACCCACGTTCCCAAGGGACATGAAATTCTCAGTTGCCCAGTGACACGCATGTACCCTACTGATGACTGTGAACCCCGCAAACCTGGAGAGGTG GAGCAGCCTCTGTATGACGTCATCCAGGAGGCTCTGCAGCGCCACCTAGAGGGAATATCTTTCAGAGAGAGAAACGCTGGACCTAAGATTGACATGCACATGAAAGATGAAg GCTTCAGCGTGGTTACCAAAGTGGATCCAGCCACAGGCTTTGTCACTGGAGGAAACCGCTTCAACTGCGGCACATGGATGGATAAaatgggagagagtgagagagcgaggAACAAAGGCATGCCTGCTTCTCCGAG AGATGGAGCAGCAGTGGAGATAGTCGGTCTCAGTAAGTCAGCTGTTCGCTGGGTCGTGGAGCTCCATGCTAAAGGACTGTTCCCTTATGATGGAGCAAAAGTGCACAGGAATG GTACGGAGTCGTTCATCTCCTACTCCCAGTGGAACCAGCAACTCCTGCAGTCCTTTGAAGCAGGTTTCTGGGTGTCTGGGGAACCAGAGGACCCCAATGAGAAACACCCTGACCTGGTACATAAAAAAGGCATCTACAAAGACAGCTACGGGGCCTCCAGCGCCTGGTGTGACTATCAGCTGAGACCCAACTTCACTATCGCCATGGTGGTG GCTCCGGAGCTGTTCCCAGTGGAGAAAGCCTGGAAGGCTCTGAAGGTGGCTGAGAACAAACTACTGGGACCACTTGGAATGAAAACACTTGACCCTGA TGACATGGTGTACTGTGGCATCTATGACAATGCACTGGACAATGACAACTACAACCTTGCAAAAGGTTTCAACTACCACCAAGGCCCG gaatgGCTGTGGCCAGTAGGTTACTTCCTTCGTGCTAAACTCTACTTTGCCAAGAAACTGGGAGAGGAAACTTACTCtaaaacattgaaactggtgaAGAATGTGCTGTCTCGACATTACACCCACCTGGAGAA GTCTCCATGGAAGGGTCTGCCAGAACTAACCAATGAGAACGGACAGTACTGCCAGTTCAGCTGCGAGACCCAGGCCTGGTCTCTGGCCACTGTGCTGGAGGTCCTCTATGACCTCTAA
- the agla gene encoding glycogen debranching enzyme isoform X1: MRPGISELRGDLHKMLSQHLKQIRVLMLNEKENSERSLFRLEQGFELQFRLGPSLQGRRVQVYSNYPIEGARFERNKFRVLAWNYPTGREDDSDKFCSLDLKTAGSYQYYFGHGDTEQSGGGYVVVDPVLRVGADNIILPLDCITIQTYLSKCLGHLDDWADRLRVAKESGYTMIHLTPLQTLGESRSCYSLADQLSFSPEFSPEGQSYTWAEVGALVEKIRTEWNMLCITDVVYNHTAANSVWITDHPECGYNLVNSPHLRPAWVLDRALWHLTTRVAEGRYKAKGLPADITNESHVNAIRGVLWEDVYPQIKLWEFFQVKVSSAVEQFRIHLQNGTKPDQGKTGGKKGLKIIQDPKYCRYGNTVDMDSALETFVPHSSSPQHIEECCDWLKQKLNQLNEEQHHIMKQHQEQAANCVVGNVVYERLADHGPKLGPVSRKNPLVTRYFTFPYQDMTLQEELQLLDQPDKTCHFLAHNGWVMSDDPLRNFAEPGSNVYLRRELVCWGDSVKLRYGSGPADCPYLWAHMQKYTEITAKYFHGVRLDNCHSTPLHVAEYMLDVARTVCPNLYVVAELFTGSEELDNVFVTRLGITSLIREAMSAGDSHEEGRLVHRYGGEPVGAFVQPSLRPLMPSIAHAMFLDVTHDNECPIQLRSALDSLPSSAMVSMACCATGSTRGYDELVPHQISVVKEERFYPKWNPSASPTSTGEVGFQSGIIAGKVALNKLHQELAAQGFIQVYVDQVDADIVAVTRHCPSTHQSVVSVCRTAFWNPKTHQYEANVPPMFIPGKIEEVVLEARTVERHAGSYKRDDSYINGMPEYTVEIKEHIPLEESEVVKQAEVTSKGRSEFVQEITFQKLTPGSVIAFRISLDPTAQKMVGLLRFYLSQFSPKYRRGSVADENPPEALQKPLAQLMSKVTLADLNFLLFRCDAEEKEDGGGCYNIPGWETLKYGGLQGLISVFADIRPKNDLGHPVCANLRQGDWLIEFVCNRVMKREGPLAQVGQWLGAMFHFLKHIPRYLIPCYFDAILVSTYTTALDATYKQMSSFVQNGSSFVRHLALGSVQMCGVGHLPALPPLSVKIEDVPYRISPITGQKEQCCVSLAAGLPHFSSGIFRCWGRDTFIALRGLMLLTGRHTEARDIILAFAGTLRHGLIPNLLGEGRCARYNCRDAVWWWLQCIQDYATHVPKGHEILSCPVTRMYPTDDCEPRKPGEVEQPLYDVIQEALQRHLEGISFRERNAGPKIDMHMKDEGFSVVTKVDPATGFVTGGNRFNCGTWMDKMGESERARNKGMPASPRDGAAVEIVGLSKSAVRWVVELHAKGLFPYDGAKVHRNGTESFISYSQWNQQLLQSFEAGFWVSGEPEDPNEKHPDLVHKKGIYKDSYGASSAWCDYQLRPNFTIAMVVAPELFPVEKAWKALKVAENKLLGPLGMKTLDPDDMVYCGIYDNALDNDNYNLAKGFNYHQGPEWLWPVGYFLRAKLYFAKKLGEETYSKTLKLVKNVLSRHYTHLEKSPWKGLPELTNENGQYCQFSCETQAWSLATVLEVLYDL; the protein is encoded by the exons AT GAGGCCAGGGATCAGTGAACTTCGTGGAGATCTCCACAAGATGTTATCTCAGCACCTGAAGCAGATCAGAGTACTAATGCTCAACGAAAAGGAAAACTCGGAGAGGTCTCTGTTCAGACTTGAACAAG GATTTGAGCTGCAGTTCCGCCTTGGTCCCAGTCTTCAGGGTAGGAGGGTTCAGGTGTACAGCAACTATCCAATCGAAGGAGCTCGGTTTGAACGAAACAAATTCCGTGTTTTGGCATGGAACTACccaacagggagagaggatgaCTCTGATAAATTCTGCTCTCTAGACCTCAAGACTGCAGGGTCCTATCAGTACTACTTCGGACATGG agacacagagcagtCAGGTGGAGGATACGTTGTGGTTGATCCCGTTCTTCGTGTTGGAGCAGATAATATAATCCTGCCATTGGACTGCATCACCATCCAGACCTACTTGTCCAAATGTCTGGGACACTTAGATGACTGGGCAGATAGACTCAGAGTTGCCAAGGAGTcag gaTACACCATGATCCACCTCACTCCTCTGCAGACTCTTGGAGAGTCCAGGTCCTGTTACTCTTTAGCCGACCAGCTGTCGTTTAGCCCTGAGTTCAGCCCGGAAGGTCAGAGCTACACCTGGGCAGAGGTGGGGGCGCTGGTGGAGAAGATCAGGACAGAATGGAACATGCTCTGTATTACCGATGTAGTGTATAATCATACTG CTGCTAACAGTGTGTGGATAACAGACCATCCTGAGTGTGGGTACAACCTGGTGAACTCTCCTCACCTGCGCCCAGCCTGGGTATTAGACAGGGCTCTCTGGCATTTAACCACCCGAGTAGCAGAGGGACGCTACAAGGCTAAAGGCCTCCCTGCTGATATTACCAATGAGAGCCACGTGAAT GCCATCCGCGGCGTGCTGTGGGAGGACGTGTATCCTCAAATCAAACTGTGGGAGTTCTTCCAGGTCAAAGTGAGCAGTGCTGTGGAGCAGTTCAGAATCCATCTTCAGAATG GCACCAAGCCAGACCAAGGTAAGACTGGTGGGAAGAAGGGCCTAAAGATCATCCAGGACCCAAAGTACTGTCGTTATGGTAACACAGTGGACATGGACTCTGCCCTGGAGACATTTGTACCCCACAG CTCCTCCCCACAGCACATTGAGGAGTGCTGTGACTGGCTGAAACAGAAGCTGAATCAGCTGAATGAAGAGCAGCACCACATCATGAAGcaacatcaggagcag GCTGCCAACTGCgttgtgggaaatgtagtgtACGAGCGTCTGGCCGACCACGGCCCCAAGCTGGGTCCTGTTAGCAGGAAGAACCCTCTGGTTACCAG GTATTTCACCTTCCCATATCAGGACATGACAttgcaggaggagctgcagctgctggaccaGCCAGACAAGACCTGTCACTTTCTAGCTCACAATGGTTGGGTGATGTCAGATGATCCACTGCGCAACTTTGCTGAGCCAG GCTCTAATGTGTATCTGCGTCGAGAGCTCGTCTGCTGGGGGGACAGTGTTAAGCTGCGATATGGCAGTGGCCCTGCGGACTGTCCATACCTGTGGGCCCACATGCAGAAATACACTGAAATCACAGCCAAATACTTCCATGGAGTCAGACTGGACAACTGCCACTCAACACCATTACATGTAGCTGAG TACATGCTGGACGTGGCCAGAACCGTGTGTCCTAACCTGTATGTGGTGGCTGAGCTGTTCACCGGCAGTGAGGAGCTGGATAATGTCTTCGTTACCAGGCTAGGGATCACATCACTGATACGAG AGGCCATGTCTGCTGGCGATAGCCACGAGGAGGGACGACTCGTCCATCGCTATGGAGGTGAGCCAGTAGGAGCCTTTGTTCAGCCCAGTCTCCGCCCACTGATGCCCTCCATCGCCCATGCCATGTTCCTCGATGTTACCCATGACAACGAGTGTCCCATACAG CTGCGCTCAGCGTTGGACTCTCTGCCCAGTTCTGCTATGGTCTCAATGGCCTGCTGTGCTACTGGCTCCACCAGAGGATATGATGAATTAGTACCACATCAG atatCTGTGGTGAAGGAGGAGCGTTTTTACCCCAAGTGGAACCCCTCGGCCTCCCCCACCTCCACTGGTGAGGTTGGATTTCAGAGCGGTATCATAGCTGGGAAAGTGGCTCTCAACAAGCTGCACCAGGAGCTGGCTGCACAGGGATTCATACAG GTGTATGTAGACCAGGTTGATGCAGACATTGTTGCAGTCACTCGTCACTGTCCCAGCACGCACCAGTCTGTGGTGTCAGTGTGCAGGACAGCCTTCTGGAACCCCAAAACCCACCAGTATGAGGCCAACGTCCCGCCCATGTTCATACCTG gGAAGATAGAGGAAGTGGTGCTGGAGGCAAGGACAGTGGAAAGGCATGCTGGGAGCTATAAGAGGGATGACTCCTACATCAATGGCATGCCAGAGTATACTGTTGAAATAAAAGAACATATACCG TTAGAGGAGAGTGAAGTGGTGAAGCAAGCTGAGGTGACATCGAAAGGTCGATCAGAGTTTGTGCAGGAAATCACCTTTCAGAAGTTGACACCTGGTAGTGTCATTGCCTTcag GATCAGTTTGGATCCCACCGCCCAGAAGATGGTGGGGTTGCTGAGATTTTATCTGTCCCAGTTCAGCCCAAAGTATAGGAGAGGCAGCGTAGCAGATGAAAACCCCCCAGAGGCATTGCAGAAACCTTTGGCACA GCTGATGTCCAAGGTTACGTTAGCAGACCTGAATTTCCTGCTGTTTCGCTGTGACGCCgaagaaaaagaagatggtGGAGGCTGTTACAACATCCCAGGATGGGAGACCCTCAAATATGGTGGACTACAAG GTCTGATATCAGTGTTCGCTGATATCCGTCCCAAAAACGACCTGGGCCATCCTGTGTGTGCTAACCTCAGACAAGGAGACTGGCTGATAGAGTTTGTCTGTAATAGAGTGATGAAGAGAGAGGGACCACTGGCACAA GTGGGTCAGTGGTTAGGAGCCATGTTTCATTTCCTGAAGCACATCCCACGCTACCTCATTCCCTGCTACTTTGACGCCATCCTGGTATCAACCTATACCACAGCCCTGGATGCAACTTACAAACAGATGTCGAG TTTTGTCCAGAATGGCTCCAGCTTTGTTCGACACCTGGCGCTGGGATCGGTTCAGATGTGTGGAGTTGGACACCTACccgccctccctcctctttctgtGAAAATAGAGGATGTTCCCTATCGCATCAGTCCAATCACAGGCCAGAAGGAACAGTGCTGTGTCTCACTGGCCGCAG GTCTTCCTCATTTCTCCTCTGGGATCTTTCGTTGCTGGGGCAGAGACACTTTCATCGCTCTCAGAGGCCTGATGCTGCTCACTgggagacacactgaggctcg TGACATCATCCTGGCCTTTGCGGGGACGTTGCGTCACGGTTTGATTCCCAACCTGCTGGGTGAGGGCCGCTGTGCCAGATACAATTGTCGTGATGCTGTGTGGTGGTGGCTGCAGTGTATCCAG GACTACGCTACCCACGTTCCCAAGGGACATGAAATTCTCAGTTGCCCAGTGACACGCATGTACCCTACTGATGACTGTGAACCCCGCAAACCTGGAGAGGTG GAGCAGCCTCTGTATGACGTCATCCAGGAGGCTCTGCAGCGCCACCTAGAGGGAATATCTTTCAGAGAGAGAAACGCTGGACCTAAGATTGACATGCACATGAAAGATGAAg GCTTCAGCGTGGTTACCAAAGTGGATCCAGCCACAGGCTTTGTCACTGGAGGAAACCGCTTCAACTGCGGCACATGGATGGATAAaatgggagagagtgagagagcgaggAACAAAGGCATGCCTGCTTCTCCGAG AGATGGAGCAGCAGTGGAGATAGTCGGTCTCAGTAAGTCAGCTGTTCGCTGGGTCGTGGAGCTCCATGCTAAAGGACTGTTCCCTTATGATGGAGCAAAAGTGCACAGGAATG GTACGGAGTCGTTCATCTCCTACTCCCAGTGGAACCAGCAACTCCTGCAGTCCTTTGAAGCAGGTTTCTGGGTGTCTGGGGAACCAGAGGACCCCAATGAGAAACACCCTGACCTGGTACATAAAAAAGGCATCTACAAAGACAGCTACGGGGCCTCCAGCGCCTGGTGTGACTATCAGCTGAGACCCAACTTCACTATCGCCATGGTGGTG GCTCCGGAGCTGTTCCCAGTGGAGAAAGCCTGGAAGGCTCTGAAGGTGGCTGAGAACAAACTACTGGGACCACTTGGAATGAAAACACTTGACCCTGA TGACATGGTGTACTGTGGCATCTATGACAATGCACTGGACAATGACAACTACAACCTTGCAAAAGGTTTCAACTACCACCAAGGCCCG gaatgGCTGTGGCCAGTAGGTTACTTCCTTCGTGCTAAACTCTACTTTGCCAAGAAACTGGGAGAGGAAACTTACTCtaaaacattgaaactggtgaAGAATGTGCTGTCTCGACATTACACCCACCTGGAGAA GTCTCCATGGAAGGGTCTGCCAGAACTAACCAATGAGAACGGACAGTACTGCCAGTTCAGCTGCGAGACCCAGGCCTGGTCTCTGGCCACTGTGCTGGAGGTCCTCTATGACCTCTAA